One genomic segment of Chryseobacterium phocaeense includes these proteins:
- a CDS encoding ribose-phosphate pyrophosphokinase, protein MADQLSYLFCTRTSRDLAEKIAQHYGKELGKINFQEFSDGEFEPVLDESVRGGRVFLIGSTFPPADNLLELLLMIDAAKRASAKSITVVIPYFGLARQDRKDKPRAPIGAKLVANLLTAAGATRIMTMDLHADQIQGFFEIPVDHLYASTIFVDHIKSLNLDNLTIASPDMGGAKRAKNYAGHLGAEVVIAYKERKKANVVEEMFLIGDVVGKNVILIDDMIDTAGTLCKAAEILIEKGAKSVRAMATHGVLSGKAYDNIENSKLLEVIVTDSIPVKNNLSSKIKVLSCAPLFADVMKMVHEHQSISSKFVI, encoded by the coding sequence ATGGCCGACCAGTTAAGTTATCTATTCTGTACAAGAACCAGCAGGGACCTGGCAGAAAAAATTGCCCAGCATTATGGGAAAGAGTTAGGAAAAATCAACTTTCAGGAGTTCAGCGACGGTGAATTTGAGCCTGTTCTGGATGAATCCGTCAGAGGAGGAAGGGTTTTCCTGATTGGATCTACCTTCCCGCCAGCAGACAATCTTTTAGAACTTCTATTGATGATTGATGCAGCGAAAAGAGCTTCCGCAAAAAGCATTACTGTTGTAATTCCTTATTTCGGACTTGCAAGACAGGATAGAAAAGACAAACCGAGAGCTCCGATAGGTGCAAAACTGGTTGCTAATCTGTTAACTGCTGCAGGGGCAACAAGGATAATGACGATGGATCTTCACGCTGACCAGATTCAGGGGTTCTTCGAAATTCCTGTAGATCATCTGTATGCTTCTACTATTTTCGTAGACCATATCAAATCTCTGAACTTAGATAACCTTACGATTGCTTCCCCGGATATGGGAGGTGCAAAAAGAGCGAAAAACTATGCCGGACATTTAGGTGCTGAAGTAGTAATCGCCTATAAAGAAAGAAAAAAGGCAAATGTAGTAGAGGAAATGTTCCTTATTGGTGATGTGGTAGGCAAAAATGTAATCCTTATCGATGATATGATCGATACGGCGGGTACTCTTTGCAAAGCTGCAGAAATCCTGATAGAAAAAGGAGCAAAATCCGTAAGAGCAATGGCGACTCACGGAGTGCTTTCAGGTAAAGCTTACGATAATATTGAGAACTCCAAATTACTGGAAGTTATTGTAACTGACTCAATTCCTGTTAAAAATAATTTGTCATCTAAAATAAAAGTGCTATCTTGCGCCCCATTATTTGCAGACGTGATGAAGATGGTTCATGAACATCAATCAATTAGCAGTAAATTTGTTATTTAA
- a CDS encoding 50S ribosomal protein L25/general stress protein Ctc yields the protein MKSITIQGTKRESVGKKSTKALRDAELVPCVVYGGEAPLNFSAEERAFKGLVYTPEAHTVSIELDGKTIPAVLQDIQFHPITDKILHVDFYQLSDDKPVVMEVPVRITGRSKGVVAGGVLRQSFRKLKVKAIPANLPDEIVVDVTPLRIGNKLYVGSIKTEGYSFVHPDNAVVVAVKMSRNAMKGGAAAAEDDEEEEVAAEGAAPEAEAAAE from the coding sequence ATGAAATCTATTACAATTCAAGGTACAAAAAGAGAAAGCGTGGGCAAAAAGTCGACAAAAGCTTTACGTGATGCTGAATTAGTTCCTTGTGTTGTTTATGGAGGTGAAGCCCCTTTGAACTTCTCTGCAGAAGAGAGAGCTTTCAAAGGATTGGTATACACTCCTGAAGCACACACGGTATCTATTGAGCTAGATGGGAAAACAATTCCTGCTGTTCTTCAGGATATTCAGTTCCACCCGATTACGGACAAAATTTTACACGTAGACTTCTATCAGTTATCTGACGATAAGCCGGTAGTTATGGAAGTTCCTGTAAGAATTACTGGACGTTCCAAAGGTGTTGTGGCTGGTGGTGTTTTACGTCAGTCTTTCAGAAAATTAAAAGTGAAAGCTATTCCTGCAAACTTACCGGATGAGATCGTTGTTGACGTTACTCCGTTAAGAATCGGTAACAAGCTTTATGTAGGAAGCATCAAAACTGAAGGATATTCTTTCGTTCACCCTGACAATGCAGTGGTAGTAGCTGTTAAGATGTCTAGAAATGCAATGAAAGGTGGTGCAGCAGCAGCTGAAGATGATGAAGAAGAAGAAGTTGCAGCAGAAGGAGCAGCTCCTGAAGCAGAGGCAGCAGCAGAATAA